One Nostoc punctiforme PCC 73102 DNA window includes the following coding sequences:
- a CDS encoding PHP domain-containing protein, which yields MAVNLARTTASAELLKQVFQNIDAYTCPRLFNFHMHTVHSDGRLQPSGLMEQAIAIGLKGLAITDHHGIIGYQAALAWLEDWKWNNPGATTPYLWSGVEINANLLDIEVHILAYAFAPEHPSMKPYLQRRPTTGQEYQASNVIAAIHQAGGLAVLAHPARYKRSHFDLIPAASQKGIDGVETFYAYNNPNPWKPSIVESEQVQKLADEYFLFNTCGTDTHGLSLLQRL from the coding sequence ATGGCTGTAAATTTGGCCCGGACTACTGCTTCGGCAGAACTTTTGAAGCAAGTATTCCAGAACATTGATGCATACACTTGTCCAAGGTTATTCAACTTTCACATGCATACTGTCCACTCGGATGGAAGGTTGCAGCCGAGTGGATTGATGGAGCAGGCGATCGCTATTGGACTAAAAGGATTAGCGATCACTGACCATCATGGTATTATCGGCTATCAAGCGGCCCTTGCTTGGCTAGAAGATTGGAAGTGGAATAATCCTGGTGCAACAACTCCTTACCTGTGGAGTGGCGTAGAAATTAATGCTAACCTTCTGGATATAGAAGTTCACATTTTGGCTTACGCTTTTGCTCCAGAACACCCTAGCATGAAACCCTATCTGCAAAGAAGGCCGACTACAGGCCAAGAATATCAGGCAAGTAACGTGATTGCCGCTATTCATCAAGCTGGGGGATTGGCAGTTCTGGCTCATCCAGCCCGTTATAAGCGATCGCATTTTGACTTAATTCCAGCTGCATCCCAAAAGGGGATCGATGGTGTGGAAACTTTCTACGCCTACAATAACCCTAATCCTTGGAAACCCAGCATAGTGGAATCCGAACAAGTGCAAAAGTTGGCTGATGAATACTTTCTTTTCAATACCTGTGGTACTGATACCCACGGTTTGAGTCTGCTACAACGCTTGTAA
- a CDS encoding bifunctional pantoate--beta-alanine ligase/(d)CMP kinase, with the protein MRLLTTVAALRCYLTKRCSENKLIAVTEDLRLDEITGWYQTAVGLVPTMGNLHQGHLSLIQRARQENSTVIVSIFVNPLQFAPNEDYQRYPRTLEQDQKLCEQAGVDAIFAPTPEEMAVPQKSIQESKVTQVIPPSAMMTGLCGRSRLGHFQGVATIVTKLFNLVQPDHAYFGQKDCQQLAIIKRLVADLNLPVEIVACPTVREASGLAFSSRNQYLTATAKEQAAALYRGLQRAEAAFIAGDRNSNQLIAVVQQEVAIVSTILVEYIELVDPTTLMSLEKVEEEGMLAIAARLGSTRLIDNIILRDRQPIIAIDGPAGAGKSTVARQVAANLGLVYLDTGAMYRAVTWLVLQKGIAIDDECAIAELTNLCKIELTPTQDLQSSVRVWINGTDVTHAIRTIEVTSLVSAIAAQSVVRQALVKQQQSWGKKGGLVAEGRDIGTHVFPDAEVKIFLTASVSERARRRQEDFHKQGQSAINLEQLERDITERDWKDSTRKVSPLQKAADAIEVQTDGLDVSEVTAQIVNYYQQRLSQS; encoded by the coding sequence GTGCGCCTGCTGACAACAGTCGCAGCTTTACGCTGCTATTTAACTAAACGCTGCTCAGAAAACAAGCTGATTGCGGTTACTGAGGATCTAAGACTAGATGAGATAACTGGCTGGTATCAGACGGCAGTCGGTCTAGTACCAACGATGGGGAATTTGCATCAAGGTCATTTAAGCTTGATCCAACGGGCGCGGCAAGAAAATTCTACGGTGATTGTGAGTATTTTCGTCAATCCCCTGCAATTTGCTCCCAACGAGGATTACCAACGCTACCCCCGGACTTTAGAGCAAGACCAAAAACTTTGCGAACAAGCTGGAGTAGATGCCATTTTTGCACCGACTCCTGAAGAGATGGCAGTTCCGCAAAAGAGTATACAAGAATCAAAGGTTACACAAGTTATACCCCCATCTGCTATGATGACAGGCTTGTGTGGTCGTTCTCGGCTGGGTCACTTTCAAGGTGTCGCTACGATTGTTACCAAGCTTTTCAACTTGGTACAGCCTGACCATGCCTACTTTGGTCAAAAGGATTGTCAGCAACTGGCAATTATTAAACGCTTAGTAGCTGACTTAAATTTGCCAGTAGAAATTGTTGCTTGTCCAACAGTGCGGGAAGCGTCGGGTCTTGCCTTCAGTTCTCGTAATCAATATTTGACTGCAACGGCAAAAGAACAAGCGGCGGCATTATATCGCGGCTTGCAACGGGCTGAAGCTGCATTCATTGCAGGCGATCGCAATAGCAACCAGTTGATAGCAGTAGTACAGCAAGAAGTGGCAATAGTCAGCACGATTTTAGTGGAATATATTGAATTAGTTGATCCGACTACGTTGATGTCTTTAGAAAAAGTTGAGGAGGAAGGAATGTTGGCGATCGCAGCTCGTCTTGGTTCTACACGTTTGATTGACAATATCATCTTGCGCGATCGCCAACCCATCATCGCCATTGATGGCCCCGCCGGGGCTGGAAAATCCACAGTGGCGCGGCAAGTGGCAGCAAACCTGGGTTTAGTCTATTTAGATACAGGAGCAATGTACCGTGCTGTCACTTGGCTTGTACTGCAAAAGGGGATTGCTATTGATGATGAGTGTGCGATCGCTGAATTAACTAACCTGTGTAAAATTGAACTTACTCCTACCCAGGATTTACAATCGTCCGTGCGGGTTTGGATTAACGGTACTGATGTTACCCATGCAATTCGCACCATTGAGGTAACTTCTCTTGTATCTGCGATCGCAGCCCAAAGCGTTGTCCGTCAAGCACTGGTTAAACAACAGCAAAGTTGGGGTAAAAAAGGTGGTTTAGTCGCAGAAGGGCGAGATATTGGTACTCACGTTTTCCCCGATGCCGAAGTCAAAATCTTCTTAACTGCTTCTGTGAGTGAACGCGCCCGTCGCCGCCAGGAAGACTTTCACAAACAAGGTCAATCCGCAATCAATTTAGAGCAGCTAGAACGGGATATTACCGAACGTGACTGGAAAGATAGTACACGCAAAGTTTCGCCTTTGCAAAAAGCAGCAGATGCTATTGAAGTTCAAACCGATGGTTTGGATGTGTCTGAAGTCACGGCACAAATTGTTAACTATTACCAGCAGCGTTTATCTCAATCCTAA
- the glsA gene encoding glutaminase A, with translation MTSQVNQRDLEIDSSPLLAVLQELHSQYKLLQEGAVAKYIPELAKVNPDLFSICIVTVDGQIYKVGNYDQLFTIQSISKVFAYGLALEDHGLDYVLTRVGVEPTGDAFNAIVLDEQSKRPYNPMVNAGAIATTSLIKGSGPTERLNRMLDMYKRYIGRDVFVDISVFTSERSTGHRNRAMAHLMLNFGMIDRNIEESLDLYFQQCAVIVNCEDLAVMAATLANKGMNPITKEQAVDKRYIKDILSVMYTCGMYNFAGEWAYKIGIPAKSGVCGGIIAVVPNKMGIGVFSPLLDVRGNSVRGVKVCEELSQRLGLHLFDCSGQEAKFD, from the coding sequence ATGACAAGCCAAGTAAATCAAAGAGATTTAGAAATAGATTCATCGCCATTATTAGCTGTTCTTCAGGAATTGCATTCTCAGTACAAGTTACTGCAAGAGGGTGCAGTAGCGAAATATATTCCAGAATTGGCAAAGGTAAACCCGGATTTATTCAGCATTTGCATTGTCACAGTAGATGGTCAGATTTACAAAGTTGGCAATTACGACCAACTCTTTACCATTCAGTCGATTTCCAAAGTGTTTGCTTATGGACTTGCCTTAGAAGATCATGGATTGGATTACGTTTTAACTAGAGTTGGCGTAGAACCGACGGGGGATGCATTCAACGCGATCGTTTTAGATGAGCAATCGAAGCGACCTTATAATCCAATGGTAAATGCAGGTGCGATCGCAACCACTAGCTTAATCAAAGGTTCCGGCCCAACAGAACGTCTTAACCGAATGCTGGATATGTACAAGCGATATATCGGCCGGGACGTATTCGTTGACATTTCAGTTTTTACCTCAGAACGCAGTACCGGACATCGCAACCGTGCAATGGCGCATCTGATGCTCAACTTTGGCATGATTGACCGGAATATTGAAGAGTCGCTGGATCTTTATTTCCAGCAGTGTGCTGTGATAGTGAATTGCGAAGACTTAGCAGTGATGGCGGCTACTCTAGCTAACAAAGGTATGAACCCCATCACCAAAGAACAGGCGGTAGATAAGCGTTACATCAAAGATATTCTGAGTGTGATGTACACCTGCGGAATGTACAACTTTGCAGGTGAGTGGGCTTACAAAATTGGGATTCCGGCAAAAAGCGGAGTTTGTGGTGGGATTATCGCGGTTGTACCCAACAAGATGGGTATTGGGGTTTTTTCGCCCCTGCTAGATGTGCGTGGTAATAGTGTGCGAGGCGTGAAGGTGTGTGAAGAACTTTCCCAACGGTTAGGTTTACATCTATTTGATTGTTCAGGACAAGAGGCGAAATTTGATTGA
- a CDS encoding DUF1838 domain-containing protein, which yields MVAQIQELEAQHWVKTRSSLDPNESTFLIWKGKIYAFIPGEKRQLLFKILGLSVSRCIPTAEGSWDFTSRELTYYLNPKTDEILRKWENPWTSETVPVIHVANNPVQGKFEGNFPAQVDGDSTTFVFDIFPYYPNPLADDPKFAEYSPNPIYQAAELFKLTVPTADLFNSALPSVSELKLSWDRIGQWLPWMKMGDRPGQLIYSAVGSKVNGLTELPPLLQDEINNRIPLYKQAPKALIDGEDMTSWLYFQKHFPAYLAGEIFPLPQAEEL from the coding sequence ATGGTTGCTCAAATCCAAGAACTTGAAGCGCAGCACTGGGTTAAAACTCGTTCTTCCCTCGACCCTAACGAATCCACTTTCCTGATTTGGAAAGGTAAGATTTATGCCTTTATCCCCGGCGAGAAAAGACAACTTCTATTTAAAATCCTGGGATTGAGTGTTAGCCGATGTATTCCCACAGCAGAAGGTAGCTGGGATTTTACTTCTAGGGAACTAACTTACTACCTCAACCCAAAAACAGATGAAATCTTACGCAAATGGGAGAATCCTTGGACAAGCGAGACAGTTCCGGTAATTCACGTTGCCAATAATCCAGTGCAGGGTAAGTTTGAGGGAAATTTCCCTGCACAAGTAGATGGTGACAGCACAACCTTCGTTTTTGACATATTTCCCTATTACCCCAATCCCCTAGCAGACGATCCCAAATTTGCCGAATACAGCCCAAATCCAATTTATCAGGCGGCAGAATTGTTTAAGTTAACAGTGCCAACCGCAGATTTATTTAACTCAGCGCTTCCCTCAGTTTCTGAACTCAAACTAAGCTGGGATCGGATTGGTCAATGGCTTCCCTGGATGAAAATGGGCGATCGCCCCGGTCAACTAATCTACAGTGCTGTTGGCAGCAAAGTCAATGGTTTAACAGAATTGCCCCCACTGCTGCAAGACGAAATTAATAACCGTATTCCTCTATATAAACAAGCCCCAAAAGCATTGATAGATGGGGAAGATATGACTTCCTGGTTGTACTTTCAAAAGCACTTTCCAGCTTACTTGGCTGGTGAAATCTTCCCGCTTCCCCAAGCAGAAGAATTGTAA
- a CDS encoding HlyD family secretion protein, whose protein sequence is MPMFKRSPASQRTKNVNGQHSSIHGLKVLYEPKSVRSLASNAAMILISAALLSWSFRFMKAQLTTVNSVDAVMNGTLTDIRAQQEGVISKVTVKTGQSINSEDLLFVIENQRTSQLQAQEVSSRLNQQEAELRQAQERLAHKLSLLNIVNRDAVNQERLAVLENQQNQKQLLSDLEGAKSRYQLAELNYKRAKLLKSEGAIAEASFDAAEIELKQRESEVESLQAKLAALQVNQDAVRNGLSLSRTRSNYDPSIRLVELQLQIAEDQQGIETLKKTIQGTKAEFDQAKKDLQHKQVVTIKSPESGVMWRLTAQLGKFVQQGDSLGQIAACNQRWVDAWVDEQKVQLLQVGTPAEIKLNGTGSSVTLTGKISVIRSGIGRLSAGEDTVVAMMPNLPRHTQVHITLDTEPSSSSSENMHNGNLCYIGYTGRVVFKVRSTSFFAGF, encoded by the coding sequence ATGCCAATGTTTAAACGTTCTCCTGCCTCCCAGCGCACTAAAAATGTTAATGGTCAGCATTCATCCATTCATGGGTTAAAAGTCTTGTATGAACCAAAGTCAGTACGCTCTCTAGCCTCCAATGCAGCAATGATTCTAATCAGTGCTGCATTGCTAAGTTGGTCTTTCCGCTTCATGAAAGCTCAACTAACAACTGTAAATAGCGTTGATGCAGTTATGAACGGTACGCTAACAGATATACGGGCACAACAAGAAGGTGTGATTTCAAAAGTTACAGTCAAAACTGGTCAGTCTATAAACTCTGAGGATTTGTTATTTGTTATAGAAAATCAACGCACAAGCCAACTTCAAGCTCAAGAAGTTTCTAGTCGCCTAAATCAACAAGAAGCAGAATTGAGACAGGCTCAAGAACGTTTAGCGCATAAACTGTCACTTCTGAATATAGTAAATCGAGATGCTGTAAACCAGGAGAGGTTGGCAGTCTTGGAGAATCAGCAAAACCAAAAGCAATTGCTGTCCGATCTTGAAGGTGCAAAGTCGCGTTATCAACTTGCAGAATTAAACTATAAACGAGCAAAGCTTTTAAAGTCAGAAGGAGCGATCGCTGAAGCCAGCTTTGATGCAGCAGAGATTGAACTAAAACAGCGTGAAAGTGAAGTAGAAAGCCTGCAAGCTAAACTTGCAGCATTACAGGTTAACCAGGATGCTGTTCGTAATGGCTTATCATTATCCAGAACAAGGAGTAACTACGACCCAAGCATTCGTTTAGTAGAATTGCAATTGCAAATTGCTGAAGACCAGCAAGGAATTGAAACCTTGAAAAAAACGATTCAAGGAACTAAAGCAGAGTTCGATCAGGCAAAGAAAGATTTACAACACAAGCAGGTTGTAACAATCAAATCGCCGGAATCTGGAGTAATGTGGCGCCTGACTGCCCAACTTGGCAAGTTTGTGCAACAAGGAGATTCGCTAGGGCAAATTGCGGCCTGTAATCAACGATGGGTAGATGCTTGGGTGGACGAGCAGAAGGTGCAATTACTTCAAGTTGGGACTCCAGCCGAGATTAAGCTGAATGGTACAGGGTCATCCGTTACCCTGACAGGAAAAATCTCGGTAATCCGTTCGGGGATCGGGCGATTATCTGCTGGAGAAGATACTGTTGTAGCAATGATGCCAAATTTACCACGACATACGCAAGTGCATATTACGTTAGATACGGAACCTAGCTCTTCTTCATCCGAGAATATGCATAATGGCAATCTTTGTTACATCGGTTATACAGGGCGGGTGGTATTCAAGGTGCGATCTACCAGTTTTTTTGCGGGCTTCTAA
- a CDS encoding septal ring lytic transglycosylase RlpA family protein: MNQRHLWIIVALSMAVLGIPSVGCTQTTKGNALASQKSPAPDVVKVGEYQSRTGRQTLDAVITEIHPHNIRGRKAATLFIRNIPVLTFLSSVSNTNLETKKVGAIGNTGGVQGYALIASNSPKALNADDVTDVSNQISSSDNDPVQIAGVVAAKINQLNRESVDGSKITVSWKAGEKSNANQAQNKSAPSQQDGDRYVIKINGEELVEINEATRLAQTNPTKNLAEDALQATNRLRRLLGNASPLKEIANLPVRQISIPKLPQQIAVGAVQATLRGMASFYGYDGSGTQTASGQRFNPEAMTAAHRSLPFGTQVRVTNTRNGRSVVLRINDRGPYIRGRVIDVSAGAARVLGMMGSGVAPVHIEVLGK; this comes from the coding sequence ATGAATCAAAGACATTTGTGGATTATTGTTGCCCTGTCTATGGCTGTTTTGGGCATACCTTCAGTCGGTTGTACTCAAACCACCAAGGGAAATGCTCTAGCATCCCAAAAATCACCTGCCCCTGATGTGGTTAAGGTGGGAGAGTACCAATCCAGAACAGGGAGACAAACCTTGGATGCTGTGATTACAGAAATTCATCCTCACAACATTAGAGGACGTAAGGCGGCAACCCTTTTTATCCGAAATATACCTGTTCTCACCTTTTTGAGTTCTGTATCAAATACGAATCTTGAAACTAAAAAAGTTGGTGCAATTGGAAATACTGGGGGCGTACAAGGGTACGCCCTTATTGCTAGCAATTCACCAAAGGCACTGAATGCTGACGACGTAACAGATGTGAGTAACCAGATTAGCTCCTCTGACAATGACCCGGTTCAGATAGCTGGTGTAGTAGCAGCTAAGATCAACCAGTTGAATCGGGAAAGTGTAGACGGCAGTAAAATTACCGTCAGTTGGAAAGCAGGGGAAAAATCTAATGCCAATCAAGCACAAAACAAAAGCGCTCCCTCCCAGCAAGATGGCGATCGCTATGTAATCAAAATTAATGGCGAAGAATTGGTCGAAATCAACGAAGCTACACGACTAGCACAGACCAATCCCACCAAAAATTTGGCAGAAGATGCATTGCAAGCAACTAATCGCCTGCGGAGGCTACTGGGCAATGCATCTCCCCTAAAAGAGATTGCGAATTTACCAGTCCGTCAAATATCAATACCAAAGCTGCCTCAACAAATTGCCGTCGGCGCAGTGCAAGCCACCTTGAGAGGTATGGCTTCTTTTTACGGCTATGACGGTTCTGGTACTCAGACTGCAAGCGGTCAGAGATTCAATCCAGAAGCAATGACTGCCGCCCATCGCAGCTTACCCTTTGGTACGCAAGTGCGTGTAACCAACACCCGCAACGGTCGTTCTGTAGTGCTGCGAATTAATGACCGAGGCCCATACATTCGGGGTCGAGTCATTGACGTATCTGCTGGCGCGGCTCGAGTTTTGGGAATGATGGGCAGTGGCGTAGCACCAGTACATATTGAAGTTTTGGGAAAATAA
- a CDS encoding superoxide dismutase produces the protein MVFVQPPLPFDKNALEPNGMKAETFEYHYGKHHKAYVDNLNKLTEGTELADKPLEEVIKISFQDSSKAGIFNNAAQVWNHTFFWNSLKPNGGGAPTGDLAARIDKDFGSFDKFKEEFSNAAATQFGSGWSWLIDDGGTLKVIKTPNAENPLAHGKKALLTLDVWEHAYYIDYRNARPAFIKNFLDNLVNWDFAAENLAKA, from the coding sequence ATGGTATTTGTACAGCCCCCGCTACCCTTCGACAAGAATGCTTTAGAGCCAAATGGCATGAAAGCTGAAACTTTCGAGTATCACTATGGCAAGCATCACAAAGCTTATGTAGACAACCTCAACAAGCTCACTGAAGGTACAGAACTTGCTGATAAGCCTCTGGAAGAGGTGATCAAAATTTCCTTCCAAGACTCCTCTAAGGCGGGAATCTTCAACAACGCTGCTCAAGTTTGGAACCACACCTTCTTCTGGAATTCCTTAAAACCAAATGGTGGCGGCGCACCCACTGGCGATCTTGCAGCCAGGATTGATAAAGATTTTGGTAGCTTCGACAAATTCAAGGAAGAGTTCTCTAACGCAGCTGCAACTCAATTTGGCAGTGGGTGGTCTTGGCTGATTGATGATGGTGGTACGCTGAAGGTGATCAAAACACCAAATGCAGAAAACCCTCTAGCTCATGGTAAGAAGGCACTCCTAACCTTGGATGTTTGGGAACATGCCTACTACATTGACTACAGAAACGCTCGTCCAGCGTTCATCAAGAATTTCCTAGATAACTTGGTTAACTGGGATTTTGCTGCTGAAAATTTGGCTAAAGCTTAA
- the arsH gene encoding arsenical resistance protein ArsH, whose amino-acid sequence MTTFDHPPRILFLYGSLRERSYSRLLAEEAARIIEEFGAEVKFFNPRELPIYGSVPDTHSKVQELRELSLWSEGQVWSSPELHGQISGIMKNQIDWIPLSIGAVRPTQGRTLAVMQVSGGSQSFNAVNTLRILGRWMRMFTIPNQSSVAKAYQEFNEDGTMKDSPYRDRVVDVMEELYKFSLLLRDKVDYLTDRYSERKEKAAKKTIKIASQSLEVNSNKTN is encoded by the coding sequence ATGACGACATTTGACCATCCGCCCAGAATTTTGTTTTTGTATGGCTCCCTGCGTGAGCGTTCCTATAGCCGTCTCTTAGCAGAAGAAGCAGCACGCATCATTGAAGAATTTGGGGCAGAGGTGAAGTTTTTTAATCCACGCGAACTGCCAATCTACGGTAGCGTACCTGACACCCATTCAAAGGTGCAGGAGTTGCGCGAACTAAGCTTGTGGTCGGAAGGGCAGGTATGGTCTAGCCCAGAACTGCACGGTCAGATTTCTGGCATAATGAAAAACCAAATCGACTGGATTCCGCTTAGTATCGGAGCCGTTCGCCCGACTCAAGGCAGAACTTTAGCTGTCATGCAAGTAAGCGGTGGATCTCAGTCTTTTAATGCTGTCAACACATTAAGAATTCTTGGGCGCTGGATGCGGATGTTTACTATCCCCAATCAATCCTCAGTGGCTAAAGCATATCAAGAGTTTAATGAAGACGGCACAATGAAAGATTCACCCTACCGCGATCGCGTTGTAGATGTGATGGAAGAACTTTACAAGTTTTCCTTGCTATTGCGTGACAAGGTTGATTATCTCACAGACCGCTATAGTGAACGAAAAGAAAAAGCTGCTAAAAAGACAATTAAGATAGCTTCTCAATCTCTTGAAGTTAACTCTAATAAAACAAATTAA
- a CDS encoding peroxiredoxin produces the protein MALRLGDTVPNFTQASTHGDIDFYQWAGDSWVVLFSHPADFTPVCTTELGTVAKLKPEFDKRNVKAIALSVDDVESHKGWVGDIEETQSTTLNYPILADADRKVADLYDMIHPNANAAVTVRSVFVIDPNKKLRLSFTYPPSTGRNFDELLRVIDSLQLTDNYSVATPADWKDGEDVVIVPSLKDPEVLKEKFPKGYEEIKPYLRMTPQPNK, from the coding sequence ATGGCTCTCCGTCTAGGTGACACAGTACCCAACTTTACGCAAGCCTCAACACACGGCGACATCGATTTTTACCAATGGGCAGGTGACAGCTGGGTTGTGCTGTTCTCTCACCCTGCTGATTTTACACCTGTTTGCACAACAGAACTCGGCACAGTTGCCAAGCTAAAACCAGAATTTGACAAGCGCAATGTCAAAGCGATCGCACTCAGCGTTGATGACGTAGAATCTCACAAAGGCTGGGTGGGAGACATCGAAGAAACTCAAAGCACCACCCTTAACTACCCAATTTTGGCGGATGCGGATCGCAAGGTTGCTGACCTGTACGACATGATCCACCCCAATGCTAATGCGGCTGTGACAGTGCGATCGGTTTTCGTGATTGATCCCAATAAGAAACTCCGTCTCTCTTTCACCTATCCTCCCAGCACGGGACGCAACTTTGATGAACTTTTACGAGTGATTGATTCTCTGCAATTGACTGATAACTACAGCGTGGCGACACCAGCTGACTGGAAAGATGGAGAGGATGTTGTAATTGTCCCCTCACTGAAAGATCCAGAAGTACTCAAAGAGAAATTCCCCAAAGGTTACGAGGAAATTAAACCCTATCTGCGGATGACTCCTCAGCCTAACAAGTAA
- a CDS encoding AbrB family transcriptional regulator codes for MNQSLSVAPSRDEHTHENPVVTKQQLFTKQLIVLVLEMLLALPLGLLLAKFQIGRIAWIFGGIAAGTVVLQGCRIFYQYSPQPNRTARKVGMALVGLTVGASNTHGNLASVASGIPIFIFLTLFLLLSGSCIGYMYARLSKTNLLTAMLATVPGGVGIMAAIAADYNKNVSLVALVQAIRVTSVVVLIPFIAKTSAGNYYPQTLPINAAWLNLDPSQLELLLLILLITALVVYPAILFKIPAGDFFGALLIGIGFNPLLHWLPFVGDISFSPPPIINLLGQMLLGITIGEYWGDKPNFQKRTVGYALMSVGMTLIAGAIAAILAMQFTSWDWLTCLLVTAPGGSAEMILVSLALNHNVEIVTTGHLVRLIAINSSLPLWVFLFRRLDEQLSESV; via the coding sequence ATGAATCAAAGCCTAAGTGTTGCTCCCAGCCGAGATGAACACACTCATGAAAATCCTGTTGTTACCAAACAACAGCTATTTACGAAGCAATTAATTGTCCTTGTCTTGGAAATGCTTCTGGCATTGCCTCTGGGTTTACTCCTCGCCAAGTTCCAAATTGGTAGGATTGCCTGGATATTTGGCGGGATTGCTGCCGGTACGGTAGTTCTTCAAGGGTGTCGAATTTTTTATCAATATTCTCCCCAACCTAACCGCACTGCTAGAAAAGTGGGAATGGCACTTGTAGGCTTAACTGTCGGCGCTTCCAATACCCACGGTAATCTAGCTAGTGTTGCTTCTGGTATTCCCATATTTATTTTTCTGACCTTGTTTCTGCTGCTGAGTGGAAGTTGTATTGGTTATATGTATGCCCGCCTCAGCAAAACTAACCTATTGACAGCAATGCTGGCTACTGTTCCTGGTGGTGTCGGAATTATGGCAGCGATCGCTGCCGATTACAATAAAAATGTCAGCTTAGTTGCCCTAGTTCAGGCGATTCGCGTCACCTCAGTAGTTGTTTTGATCCCCTTCATCGCTAAGACATCAGCCGGTAATTACTATCCGCAAACACTCCCAATCAACGCTGCTTGGCTCAATCTCGATCCATCTCAACTAGAATTACTCTTGTTAATACTCCTAATCACTGCATTAGTAGTTTATCCAGCTATATTATTTAAAATTCCCGCCGGCGATTTCTTTGGTGCATTGTTGATTGGTATCGGGTTTAATCCTTTGCTACATTGGCTGCCTTTTGTGGGTGATATTAGTTTTAGTCCCCCGCCAATAATTAACTTATTGGGTCAAATGCTCCTGGGAATTACCATTGGTGAGTATTGGGGAGATAAACCAAACTTTCAGAAGCGGACTGTCGGCTATGCCTTGATGTCTGTAGGGATGACTCTCATCGCCGGAGCGATCGCTGCTATACTTGCGATGCAATTCACCTCTTGGGATTGGTTAACCTGTTTGCTAGTCACAGCACCAGGAGGATCGGCAGAAATGATCTTGGTTTCCCTGGCATTAAATCATAATGTTGAAATTGTCACAACTGGTCATTTAGTGCGACTAATTGCGATTAACAGTTCCTTACCTCTTTGGGTGTTTTTGTTTCGCCGTTTAGATGAGCAACTTTCTGAATCAGTTTAA